The proteins below come from a single Paracoccus sp. SCSIO 75233 genomic window:
- a CDS encoding CbbQ/NirQ/NorQ/GpvN family protein, producing MTGKPDRTEGAEAPFYLAQTDECEVFEAAFNNRLPLLLKGPTGCGKTRFVAHMAARLGRSLHTVACHDDLSAADLIGRYLLKGGETVWVDGPLTRAVRDGAICYLDEVVEARKDVTVVLHPLTDDRRILPIDRTGEELIAAPGFMLVASYNPGYQNILKTLKPSTRQRFVSLEFSFPEPAEEERIVARESGLDPDRVRALVRLAGKLRGLKGQDLEEGVSTRLVVYAATLIHQGLPVERAIHVAMIEPLTDDEDTKRGLLDLVTAVFG from the coding sequence AACCAGATCGGACGGAGGGGGCTGAGGCCCCCTTCTACCTTGCCCAGACTGATGAATGCGAGGTTTTCGAAGCCGCATTCAACAACCGCCTGCCGCTGCTGCTGAAAGGACCGACCGGCTGCGGCAAGACCCGCTTCGTCGCGCATATGGCTGCGAGGCTGGGCCGGTCGCTTCACACCGTCGCCTGTCACGACGACCTGTCCGCCGCCGACCTGATCGGACGCTACCTGCTGAAAGGTGGTGAAACCGTCTGGGTCGACGGCCCCCTGACGCGGGCGGTGCGCGATGGCGCGATCTGCTATCTCGACGAGGTGGTGGAGGCCCGCAAGGACGTGACCGTCGTGCTGCATCCGCTGACCGACGACCGCCGCATCCTGCCGATCGACCGCACCGGGGAAGAGTTGATTGCCGCCCCCGGCTTCATGCTGGTCGCGTCCTATAATCCCGGTTACCAGAACATCCTCAAAACCCTCAAACCCTCGACCCGTCAGCGTTTTGTCTCGCTCGAATTCAGCTTCCCCGAACCGGCGGAGGAAGAGCGGATCGTCGCCCGGGAAAGCGGGCTGGACCCCGACCGGGTTAGGGCGCTTGTGCGGCTGGCGGGCAAACTGCGCGGTTTGAAAGGGCAGGATCTGGAGGAAGGGGTTTCAACCCGCCTCGTGGTCTATGCCGCCACGCTGATCCATCAGGGCCTGCCCGTCGAGCGGGCGATCCACGTCGCGATGATTGAACCGCTGACCGACGATGAGGATACGAAACGCGGGCTCCTCGATCTGGTCACGGCCGTCTTTGGGTGA
- a CDS encoding nitric oxide reductase activation protein NorD, with translation MNRITFEPWEPEESVGKLWHAFVSRLDAPEAHEGAAVDLSEVGGRLAVLFRGLGGSPSVELRPVSEEVSSHRLPWRRRLGTPVETVPRTSFDGEALRLPARLAVFPEREANAALYVWLAAAAAHAPERHREDDPLRADLRALAAARDMVAATLADAPGLTRLYQALCHAYLSQRPQPPLPPAEAAVEAMIRHMLGAPLPPEAAEIWAAMNDGGAFGQTAPRGYRPYRPVPLWPELRAVESSARHEMDHAETADAAPEDGEGRTHRARRRESEQAERSDSFILHKFEAILSWAEFLNINRRVDDDDPDNARKAADDQDEIGLGQISKAPPTRLKLHLDLAPEDVDRERLSEKLTYPEWDCRAGVYLPDHACVLASVAEPADDGFARDPAASRRIRAVKRQFEALRPARMTTRGHLDGDALDIEAAVRAEADRRASGEGCDRVWMQTRPEARDLAVSILLDASRSTESAITGRAVIDIEREALNALAWGLDACGDDFAINAFWSLKRHRVYVQNCKEFSEEMGPLVERRLSALRPGFYTRMGTAIRHVSAELSRQPRKRRLLIVITDGKPNDLDHYEGRHGIEDSAKAVREARRAGQSVFGITVDRDARSWFPRLFGQGGFAVVPDPEKLIFALPRIYRQLVGG, from the coding sequence GTGAACCGGATCACCTTCGAGCCGTGGGAACCCGAGGAAAGCGTCGGGAAACTATGGCACGCCTTCGTCAGTCGCCTGGATGCGCCCGAGGCGCATGAGGGAGCCGCGGTCGATCTTTCCGAGGTCGGCGGGCGACTGGCGGTCCTTTTCCGGGGCCTGGGCGGCAGCCCGTCTGTCGAGCTGCGCCCGGTCTCGGAAGAGGTGAGTTCTCACCGTCTGCCCTGGCGGCGCAGGCTTGGCACCCCGGTGGAAACCGTTCCCCGCACCAGCTTCGACGGCGAGGCGCTGCGCCTGCCCGCAAGACTGGCCGTCTTCCCCGAGCGGGAGGCGAACGCCGCCCTTTATGTCTGGCTCGCCGCGGCAGCGGCACATGCGCCGGAACGTCATCGAGAGGACGACCCGCTGCGTGCGGATTTGCGCGCTCTGGCGGCGGCGCGCGACATGGTCGCCGCAACGCTGGCCGATGCGCCCGGGCTGACACGCCTTTATCAGGCGTTGTGCCATGCATATCTGTCACAGCGCCCGCAGCCGCCCCTGCCACCGGCAGAGGCAGCGGTCGAAGCCATGATCCGGCACATGCTGGGCGCGCCCCTGCCCCCCGAGGCCGCTGAGATATGGGCGGCCATGAATGATGGCGGCGCTTTCGGCCAGACCGCGCCACGGGGCTATCGACCCTACCGGCCTGTGCCGCTCTGGCCGGAGCTGCGCGCCGTGGAAAGCAGCGCCCGTCACGAAATGGACCACGCCGAAACCGCCGACGCCGCGCCAGAGGACGGCGAGGGCCGGACCCATCGTGCCCGGCGGCGCGAATCCGAGCAGGCCGAGCGGAGCGACAGTTTCATCCTGCATAAATTTGAAGCGATCCTGTCCTGGGCCGAATTCCTCAACATCAATCGCCGGGTGGATGACGACGATCCCGACAATGCCCGAAAGGCCGCCGACGATCAGGACGAAATCGGGCTGGGCCAGATCAGCAAGGCACCGCCCACAAGGCTGAAGCTGCATCTCGATCTGGCGCCGGAAGATGTCGACCGCGAGCGCCTGTCCGAAAAGCTGACCTACCCAGAATGGGACTGTCGCGCCGGTGTCTACCTGCCCGACCACGCTTGCGTCCTTGCCTCCGTGGCAGAGCCCGCCGATGACGGCTTCGCCCGCGATCCCGCTGCCTCCCGCCGCATCCGTGCGGTCAAGCGTCAGTTCGAAGCACTGCGCCCCGCCCGGATGACCACACGCGGACATCTGGACGGCGATGCGCTGGATATCGAGGCAGCCGTCCGGGCAGAGGCGGACCGACGCGCAAGCGGCGAGGGTTGTGACCGCGTCTGGATGCAGACCCGGCCCGAGGCGCGCGATCTGGCAGTCTCAATCCTGCTCGACGCGTCGCGTTCGACCGAGAGCGCTATCACTGGCCGCGCCGTCATCGATATTGAACGCGAGGCCCTGAACGCGCTGGCATGGGGGCTCGATGCCTGCGGCGATGATTTTGCGATCAATGCGTTCTGGTCACTGAAGCGGCACCGGGTCTATGTGCAGAACTGCAAAGAATTTTCCGAGGAAATGGGACCGCTCGTCGAACGCCGCCTCAGCGCGCTGCGGCCGGGCTTCTATACGCGAATGGGCACAGCGATCCGCCATGTCTCCGCCGAGCTTTCGCGACAGCCCCGCAAACGACGGCTTTTGATCGTGATCACCGATGGCAAACCCAACGACCTCGACCACTACGAAGGCCGCCACGGGATCGAAGACTCCGCCAAAGCCGTGCGCGAGGCACGCCGCGCCGGGCAATCGGTCTTTGGCATCACCGTCGACCGCGACGCCCGATCCTGGTTCCCCCGGCTGTTCGGACAAGGCGGCTTCGCCGTCGTGCCCGACCCGGAAAAACTGATCTTCGCCCTGCCCCGGATTTATCGGCAGTTGGTGGGTGGGTGA
- a CDS encoding TfoX/Sxy family protein, which translates to MAYDEGLAEQIRAALERFGGGEELKMMGGLCFMRSGNMTCGVIGDSLMLRLGKDGAAAALGEPHVAPMQIGGGRTPKAFVTVGPEGITEDAVLADWIARAVAFADSLPPKSQRRR; encoded by the coding sequence GTGGCTTATGATGAGGGGCTGGCTGAGCAGATCCGCGCCGCGCTCGAACGCTTTGGCGGGGGTGAGGAGTTGAAGATGATGGGCGGGCTGTGCTTCATGCGCAGCGGCAATATGACCTGCGGCGTCATCGGCGACAGCCTGATGCTGCGGCTTGGCAAGGACGGCGCGGCGGCGGCGCTTGGTGAACCGCATGTCGCGCCGATGCAGATTGGTGGCGGTCGCACACCGAAGGCCTTCGTGACGGTCGGGCCTGAAGGGATCACGGAAGACGCGGTACTTGCCGACTGGATCGCCCGCGCCGTTGCCTTCGCCGACAGCCTGCCGCCCAAATCTCAGCGACGCAGATAG
- a CDS encoding Smr/MutS family protein, whose amino-acid sequence MPRRRGLSSEDRELWSRVTRSATPLHPKPRKDTPAPEPERKKAVPVVPRAPQDFLEERRFRIGAGGKTKPQKHDLAPSPAQALSAHPLRMDRKVHKQMTRGKLRPEAKLDLHGMTLAEAGPELARFILSCHARGFRLVLVITGKGSRAADPGPLPTRPGALRHQVPHWLHSPPLSQVVQQVSSAHLRHGGEGAYYVYLRR is encoded by the coding sequence ATGCCCCGGCGGCGCGGCCTGTCGTCCGAGGACCGCGAACTCTGGTCCCGCGTGACGCGCAGCGCAACGCCGCTCCACCCCAAGCCGCGAAAAGACACACCGGCGCCCGAGCCTGAACGCAAAAAGGCCGTGCCGGTGGTTCCGCGCGCGCCGCAGGATTTTCTGGAGGAGAGGCGCTTTCGCATTGGCGCGGGTGGCAAGACCAAACCGCAAAAACACGATCTCGCGCCGTCGCCCGCTCAGGCATTGTCGGCGCACCCGCTGCGGATGGATCGCAAGGTGCATAAGCAGATGACGCGCGGAAAGCTGCGCCCGGAGGCGAAGCTGGACCTGCACGGGATGACGCTCGCCGAGGCGGGGCCGGAACTGGCGCGGTTCATCCTGTCCTGCCACGCACGCGGTTTCCGTCTTGTGCTTGTGATCACAGGCAAGGGCAGCCGTGCCGCCGACCCCGGACCGTTGCCGACCAGACCCGGCGCGCTGCGTCATCAGGTGCCGCACTGGCTGCATAGCCCGCCATTATCGCAAGTCGTCCAGCAGGTCAGCTCCGCCCATCTGCGCCACGGCGGGGAAGGGGCCTATTACGTCTATCTGCGTCGCTGA
- a CDS encoding Tim44/TimA family putative adaptor protein, with translation MSNPMIQLIVLAAIAVFLIIRLRGVLGTRDGFEPTRVEQRQAERDFEVIDGDKAAPQDEDLTDHVDPESPAYAALLAMKQVEPDFSLGEFLSGAKQAYEMILVAFEKGDLGEVRPFLAEEVAGAFQGAIDARDRAGQTVDVQFLGTRETALAAAEFDTSTNQAALSVRFLGEMLVATRDAEGKVVDGDASTPRKQRDTWTFERVMGEADPNWQLVATGV, from the coding sequence ATGTCGAACCCGATGATCCAACTTATTGTGCTCGCCGCGATTGCGGTTTTCCTGATCATTCGCCTGCGCGGCGTACTGGGCACGCGCGACGGGTTCGAGCCGACGCGGGTCGAACAGCGGCAGGCGGAGCGGGATTTCGAAGTCATCGACGGCGACAAGGCCGCTCCGCAGGATGAGGATCTGACCGATCACGTCGATCCCGAAAGCCCCGCCTATGCCGCGTTGCTGGCCATGAAGCAGGTTGAGCCCGATTTCTCGCTGGGCGAATTCCTGTCCGGGGCGAAGCAGGCCTATGAAATGATCCTCGTCGCCTTCGAAAAGGGCGATCTGGGCGAGGTTCGCCCATTCCTTGCCGAAGAGGTTGCCGGGGCATTTCAGGGTGCGATCGATGCGCGCGACCGTGCCGGACAGACCGTGGATGTGCAGTTTCTGGGGACGCGCGAAACCGCGCTCGCCGCGGCGGAGTTCGATACCTCGACCAATCAGGCAGCACTTTCGGTGCGCTTCCTTGGCGAGATGCTGGTCGCCACCCGCGATGCCGAGGGCAAGGTGGTCGATGGCGATGCGTCCACCCCCCGCAAGCAGCGTGACACCTGGACGTTTGAACGGGTGATGGGCGAGGCCGATCCGAACTGGCAACTCGTCGCAACCGGCGTTTAA
- a CDS encoding FxsA family protein, whose protein sequence is MPLFILFILIPIIEIALLIQVGGIIGVWPTIALVILSAVVGSALIRSQGRRALAELQDSFRTLNDPTRPLAHGAMILFAGALLLTPGFFTDTMGLLLLIPAVRDWVMRVAGRRVKVTRVGFGFDTSRQPSHGWPGRDDGVIDGEYTVQEDPYSTREDIERDRPAPQDQDTRRNGSRKPSGWTQSDQEPPRSY, encoded by the coding sequence ATGCCGCTGTTCATATTGTTCATCCTGATCCCGATCATCGAGATCGCCCTGCTCATCCAGGTCGGCGGGATCATTGGGGTCTGGCCGACGATTGCACTTGTGATCCTGTCCGCCGTCGTCGGATCGGCCCTTATCCGCAGTCAGGGACGACGGGCGCTGGCGGAGTTGCAGGATTCGTTCCGCACGCTGAACGACCCGACCCGCCCGCTTGCGCATGGTGCGATGATCCTGTTCGCGGGCGCGCTGTTGCTGACGCCGGGATTTTTCACGGACACCATGGGTCTGTTGCTGCTGATCCCGGCCGTGCGGGACTGGGTTATGCGGGTCGCCGGACGCCGGGTGAAGGTGACCCGCGTGGGCTTCGGCTTCGACACCTCGCGCCAACCCAGCCACGGCTGGCCGGGCCGCGACGATGGCGTGATCGACGGCGAATATACGGTTCAGGAAGATCCCTATTCGACGCGCGAGGATATCGAGCGCGACCGCCCTGCCCCGCAGGACCAGGACACACGCCGCAACGGCTCGCGTAAGCCGTCCGGCTGGACGCAATCGGATCAGGAACCGCCACGCTCATATTAA
- the secB gene encoding protein-export chaperone SecB yields the protein MTDENPQAAPQTDGQPQQPAQPRLQILAQFVRDMSFENLVAQNGLAGADVKPEISVQVSLDARKRNAEGHYEIISRYRVESKNTNDSKSLFLCELEYGAVFHVSGIPDDQLHPFLMIECPRMVFPFARRIISDVTRDGGFPPVNLDPIDFVALYRQELARRAQSEKPADAPVS from the coding sequence ATGACTGACGAAAACCCGCAAGCCGCCCCGCAGACCGACGGACAGCCGCAGCAGCCGGCGCAGCCGCGCCTTCAGATCCTTGCCCAGTTCGTGCGGGATATGTCGTTCGAGAACCTCGTCGCGCAAAACGGTCTCGCCGGTGCGGACGTCAAGCCCGAGATTTCGGTTCAGGTCAGCCTCGACGCGCGCAAGCGCAATGCCGAGGGCCACTACGAGATCATCAGCCGCTACCGCGTCGAATCCAAAAACACCAATGACAGCAAGAGCTTGTTCCTGTGTGAGCTGGAATATGGCGCTGTCTTCCATGTTTCGGGTATCCCCGACGATCAGCTGCATCCGTTCCTGATGATCGAATGCCCGCGCATGGTGTTCCCCTTTGCGCGCCGCATCATCAGCGACGTTACCCGCGATGGCGGCTTCCCGCCGGTCAACCTGGACCCGATCGACTTCGTCGCGCTGTATCGCCAGGAACTGGCACGCCGCGCGCAGTCCGAGAAACCCGCAGACGCGCCGGTTTCCTGA
- a CDS encoding HD family hydrolase, which yields MPRTENRAWQRMLSGRRLDLLDPTPFDIEIEDIAHGLAFVARWNGQTRGDWPYSVAEHSLLVEQAFTRMSPGIDVQWQLAALLHDAPEYVLGDMISPVKGALGREYGEMDERVAEAVHRRFGLPAKLPAKIKRQIKRADQVSAWLEAIEIAGFSEKEARGIFKRPNPEHCEGLTIMLRPPAEARAAYLARFNELISDF from the coding sequence ATGCCCCGCACCGAAAATCGCGCCTGGCAGCGAATGCTGTCAGGCCGTCGGCTGGATCTTCTCGATCCCACGCCCTTCGATATTGAAATCGAGGATATCGCGCACGGCCTAGCCTTCGTTGCGCGCTGGAACGGGCAGACGCGGGGTGACTGGCCCTATTCGGTCGCCGAGCATTCGCTGCTGGTCGAACAGGCCTTTACACGGATGTCGCCCGGGATCGATGTGCAATGGCAACTCGCCGCCTTGCTGCATGATGCCCCTGAATATGTCCTCGGCGACATGATTTCCCCCGTCAAGGGCGCGCTTGGCCGCGAGTACGGGGAAATGGATGAGCGTGTGGCCGAAGCTGTGCACCGCCGTTTCGGGCTGCCCGCGAAACTACCTGCGAAAATCAAACGGCAGATCAAACGCGCCGATCAGGTCTCCGCGTGGCTTGAAGCCATCGAGATTGCGGGGTTTTCGGAAAAAGAGGCTCGCGGGATTTTCAAAAGGCCAAATCCGGAGCATTGCGAGGGTCTGACGATCATGCTGCGCCCGCCCGCAGAGGCGCGCGCCGCTTATCTGGCACGTTTCAACGAACTGATTTCCGACTTCTAA
- a CDS encoding H-NS histone family protein — protein sequence MLDIERMSLKELRDLRTKVERAISSFEERKRREALAAVEEAAREHGFSLNELTGSKGRRVGKAAAKFVNPEDNSQTWSGRGRRPRWIQDALEDGKSLEELAV from the coding sequence ATGTTGGATATCGAACGCATGTCTCTTAAGGAGCTGCGTGATCTGCGGACCAAGGTTGAGCGGGCAATTTCTAGCTTTGAGGAGCGTAAGCGCCGTGAAGCCCTGGCAGCAGTGGAAGAGGCGGCGAGAGAGCATGGCTTTTCGCTGAATGAACTGACGGGAAGCAAGGGCCGGCGCGTCGGGAAAGCGGCTGCGAAGTTCGTAAACCCCGAGGATAATTCGCAAACCTGGAGTGGTCGTGGCCGTCGCCCGCGCTGGATTCAGGACGCGCTTGAGGACGGAAAGTCCCTGGAAGAGCTAGCAGTATAA
- a CDS encoding ActR/PrrA/RegA family redox response regulator transcription factor, giving the protein MSETVMHNVGDDPSLLLVDDDEIFVNRLARAMERRGFEPTVALSVSDALGAVRAKAPAYAVVDLRLEDGNGLDVIDAMREVRPNARVIVLTGYGAIATAVAAVKMGATDYLAKPADANDVASALLQVGETLPPPPENPMSADRVKWEHIQRVYEQCDRNVSETARRLHMHRRTLQRILAKRSPK; this is encoded by the coding sequence ATGTCCGAAACGGTTATGCACAATGTAGGTGACGATCCTTCGCTTCTTTTGGTTGATGACGACGAAATTTTCGTTAACCGCCTTGCCCGCGCAATGGAGCGCCGCGGGTTTGAGCCGACCGTCGCGCTTTCGGTTTCCGACGCCTTGGGCGCGGTCAGGGCTAAAGCACCCGCCTATGCGGTTGTCGACCTGAGGCTGGAGGATGGCAACGGTCTGGACGTCATCGACGCGATGCGCGAAGTGCGCCCGAATGCGCGTGTTATCGTCCTGACCGGCTATGGCGCAATCGCAACGGCCGTTGCGGCGGTAAAAATGGGCGCCACCGATTACCTTGCGAAACCTGCGGATGCGAATGACGTTGCGTCAGCTTTGCTTCAGGTCGGGGAAACGCTGCCGCCGCCGCCGGAAAACCCCATGTCCGCCGACCGGGTAAAATGGGAGCATATTCAACGCGTTTATGAGCAATGTGATCGAAATGTAAGCGAAACAGCCAGACGATTGCATATGCATCGCCGCACACTTCAGCGGATTTTAGCCAAAAGAAGTCCAAAATAA
- a CDS encoding SCO family protein translates to MNDKRILIAGVAATAIVLVGGWLWLNRGPGDGGDRFASCRTAVVAGGAGALGGPIEMTDETGARVTNEDLFTKPSLVYFGFTYCPDVCPLDNARNAEALDLLDEDGIDAQAIMVSVDPKRDTPEVLADYTFNMHEKMIGITGTPEEIDSMAKLWKAYYAVHDDGSDDYPVDHSTNTYLVLPDYGTVEFFRRDLTPAQLAERVACFVDAS, encoded by the coding sequence ATGAACGATAAGCGAATTCTGATTGCAGGCGTTGCGGCGACGGCGATTGTACTGGTCGGCGGCTGGCTGTGGTTAAATCGTGGTCCGGGAGACGGCGGGGACCGCTTCGCCTCATGTCGCACGGCCGTGGTCGCGGGCGGAGCCGGGGCATTGGGCGGGCCTATAGAGATGACCGATGAGACCGGCGCGCGCGTGACCAATGAGGATTTGTTCACCAAGCCCTCGCTGGTTTATTTCGGCTTTACATACTGCCCTGATGTCTGCCCGCTTGATAACGCGCGCAATGCCGAGGCACTCGACCTATTGGATGAGGACGGGATCGACGCCCAGGCGATCATGGTTTCCGTCGACCCGAAACGCGACACGCCAGAGGTGCTTGCGGACTATACCTTCAATATGCACGAGAAAATGATCGGCATTACCGGCACGCCAGAGGAAATCGACTCAATGGCCAAGCTATGGAAAGCTTATTACGCCGTCCATGACGATGGTTCCGATGATTATCCGGTTGATCACAGCACGAATACCTATCTGGTATTGCCCGATTACGGCACGGTAGAGTTTTTCCGCCGCGACCTGACACCAGCGCAACTTGCTGAACGCGTTGCCTGTTTTGTCGACGCTTCTTAA
- a CDS encoding ActS/PrrB/RegB family redox-sensitive histidine kinase, with protein MSHSEEFTLAFNTNQGRPAEPIRRRTLILLRWVALGGQLAAIIVASLAGIEFARGPALLVVGMGAAVNLWMIMSPLRVTQSGATWQLVFDLAQISLLIGLTGGLSNPFALLVLAPVTIAATALRRRQTILVGIATVVMISIAAWLALPLKHETLDLSMPPILQFGHFIAILIGVVFFAFYARRVSEEFAMTANALFATRTALAREQKLQHLGGIVAATAHEMGTPLATIKLIASELKDELEEALPDRIDLTEDAATLALSVDRCREIMRSMGQAGKDDLTLHAAPLRTVLEEAAAPHAERGTRITITLSDESGAPTIHRDPGVVHGLRNIIQNAVDFAESKVIITAEWSERQIDLTISDDGPGFPTYMLGRLGDPFPVGRRNDGRAGYEGMGLGLFIARTLLESSGAQVTYANGPVGARVSISWPISRINASDRIALSENPQIN; from the coding sequence ATGTCGCATTCCGAAGAATTTACCTTGGCATTCAATACCAATCAGGGAAGACCGGCCGAACCCATCCGCCGGAGAACCCTGATATTGCTACGCTGGGTGGCGCTTGGCGGACAGCTTGCCGCGATCATCGTCGCCTCTCTGGCGGGGATAGAGTTCGCCCGGGGGCCTGCCCTTCTGGTTGTCGGCATGGGCGCGGCAGTCAATTTATGGATGATCATGTCGCCCTTGCGCGTGACCCAAAGCGGCGCGACATGGCAGCTTGTCTTCGATCTCGCCCAGATCTCGCTGCTGATCGGCCTCACCGGCGGGCTGTCCAATCCGTTCGCCCTGCTGGTGCTTGCGCCTGTCACCATCGCGGCCACGGCATTGCGCCGCCGGCAAACCATCCTGGTCGGTATTGCCACCGTCGTGATGATCTCCATCGCTGCGTGGCTGGCGCTGCCGCTGAAGCATGAGACGCTGGATCTGTCGATGCCGCCCATTCTGCAATTCGGCCATTTTATCGCCATTCTGATCGGCGTGGTGTTTTTCGCGTTCTATGCCCGGCGTGTTTCCGAAGAATTCGCGATGACCGCAAATGCGCTGTTCGCCACCCGAACGGCGCTGGCGCGTGAGCAGAAGCTTCAGCATCTCGGCGGCATCGTCGCTGCAACCGCGCATGAGATGGGCACGCCGCTGGCAACGATCAAGCTGATCGCATCCGAGCTCAAGGACGAGCTGGAGGAGGCCCTGCCCGATCGCATCGACCTGACCGAAGACGCGGCAACGCTGGCCCTTTCCGTCGACCGCTGTCGCGAGATCATGCGCTCGATGGGTCAGGCCGGAAAGGATGATCTGACGCTACACGCAGCGCCATTGCGTACGGTGCTAGAGGAGGCTGCTGCACCGCATGCCGAACGCGGCACCAGGATCACCATCACGCTGTCAGATGAAAGCGGTGCACCGACGATCCATCGCGATCCGGGGGTGGTTCACGGCTTGCGCAACATAATCCAGAATGCCGTGGATTTTGCCGAGTCAAAGGTCATTATTACCGCGGAATGGAGTGAACGACAGATTGATCTGACCATCAGCGATGACGGGCCGGGGTTTCCGACATATATGCTGGGCCGGCTCGGCGATCCGTTTCCGGTTGGTCGGCGGAATGACGGGCGGGCAGGGTATGAAGGCATGGGCCTCGGCCTGTTCATCGCGCGAACGCTTTTGGAAAGCAGCGGCGCACAGGTGACCTACGCGAATGGCCCGGTTGGCGCGCGCGTCTCCATTTCGTGGCCGATCAGCCGCATTAACGCCAGCGACAGGATCGCACTTTCCGAAAATCCGCAGATAAACTAG
- a CDS encoding PAS-domain containing protein, with the protein MFLFQNEKLVDATAPAKAILEHCGGSDLVSLEGWLAQHFDGIENLRRQLADNVAGYLTSRKAGGFAGFRVLAEKMPGDLIRVTLIRPEGETAGPAVDPVLQSLLQAELAMLRQVLDAAPIMIARRDPAKHLLWANTLFAHAAEATGPSDDGLPLHEYLAPDMPAEDHAPTRSEVSLGGNSCWVETFPVTNPGGTTIYALPADNEVRVERHLREFVQTLTKAFAELQIGLAIFDSEGRLQLFNPALVNLTGLSASFLAAKPSLDSLLDQLRELRMIPEPRDYRGWRRKIATLVATATKEHHVETWQLPAGMTYRITGRPLTAGQVVLQIEDITAETSLARGFRAELNMNMQVLDSIQTGIIVFDTDGNVVICNQPYAGLWGARHQQISGALVAWRGEWADAPGLADLEAALGTGGHADRHGILLDPSHEGVLNWTVSALTGGNRMVRFHRNHSEPAQAEEATSYPQTTSADQRAV; encoded by the coding sequence GTGTTTCTGTTCCAAAACGAAAAGCTGGTCGATGCGACCGCGCCCGCCAAGGCCATTCTCGAACATTGCGGCGGCAGCGACCTTGTTTCGCTTGAGGGCTGGCTGGCGCAGCACTTCGATGGCATAGAAAACCTGCGCCGCCAATTGGCTGACAACGTCGCGGGATATCTGACATCCAGAAAGGCCGGGGGCTTCGCCGGGTTCCGGGTGCTGGCAGAGAAAATGCCGGGCGACCTGATCCGTGTAACCTTGATCCGACCCGAAGGCGAAACCGCCGGTCCTGCCGTCGATCCGGTTCTGCAAAGCCTCCTTCAGGCGGAGCTTGCGATGCTGAGGCAGGTTTTGGACGCGGCACCAATCATGATCGCGCGCCGGGACCCTGCCAAACATCTGCTTTGGGCCAACACGCTTTTTGCTCACGCTGCAGAGGCGACGGGGCCAAGCGATGACGGCTTGCCGCTTCATGAATATCTCGCCCCGGATATGCCCGCCGAAGACCACGCCCCGACGAGATCGGAAGTCAGTCTCGGCGGAAATAGCTGCTGGGTGGAGACCTTCCCGGTCACGAATCCCGGCGGCACGACAATCTATGCACTGCCCGCAGATAACGAGGTCCGGGTCGAACGGCATCTTCGGGAGTTTGTACAGACCCTGACCAAGGCTTTCGCGGAACTTCAGATCGGATTGGCGATCTTCGACAGCGAAGGCCGGCTTCAGCTTTTCAATCCGGCGCTGGTGAATCTGACCGGGCTTTCGGCATCGTTTCTTGCCGCAAAGCCGTCGCTCGACAGTCTTCTGGATCAGCTTCGGGAGCTGAGGATGATCCCGGAACCACGGGATTACCGGGGCTGGCGCCGGAAAATCGCGACGCTGGTGGCGACGGCCACGAAAGAACATCATGTGGAGACATGGCAGCTTCCGGCAGGAATGACATATCGCATTACGGGCCGCCCCCTGACCGCCGGGCAGGTGGTGCTGCAAATCGAGGATATAACGGCGGAAACCTCACTGGCGAGGGGTTTCCGCGCGGAACTCAATATGAATATGCAGGTTCTCGACAGCATCCAAACTGGCATCATCGTGTTCGACACCGACGGCAACGTCGTCATATGTAACCAGCCCTATGCCGGGCTATGGGGTGCCAGGCATCAGCAAATCTCAGGCGCGCTTGTCGCGTGGCGCGGAGAATGGGCTGACGCACCGGGGCTGGCCGATCTGGAAGCAGCACTCGGCACAGGCGGCCACGCGGATCGCCACGGCATTCTCCTGGACCCGAGCCACGAGGGCGTTTTGAACTGGACCGTGTCCGCCTTAACGGGCGGCAACCGGATGGTCCGGTTTCACAGAAACCACAGCGAGCCAGCTCAAGCGGAGGAAGCGACAAGCTATCCGCAGACCACATCCGCCGATCAAAGGGCTGTGTGA